The Clarias gariepinus isolate MV-2021 ecotype Netherlands chromosome 7, CGAR_prim_01v2, whole genome shotgun sequence genome includes a window with the following:
- the LOC128527513 gene encoding KH homology domain-containing protein 4-like isoform X1, producing the protein MASGTPCLNSRWDQPKSKTELLQGIVGNVSATKTAAAPSCPALTPGAGPPQPSAPNAPAQGGVELATAMAAKLNAMLMAKGKLKPLQPLPSKAPSSAPIPVSSEEIIVTEVDINDVPVNCRNLLTKSKTQEEIRLYSGALVSTKGLFLSDTEKSSYKGGERPLYLHVQGRTQDEVHKAVMRIKEIISEDVMRASGGQQPAVMPPVPVYPQPPRPSVPAQPHLPTPRPPNAPVTPAHRPPPPHAGSFVHTKLFVGLEQCLPGFSVNEKVEGPNGSYLQHIQTETGARVFLRGKGSGYIEQASRRESFEPLYLYISHPNSAGLESAKKLCESLLETVRSEHARMVSVYTATGSTQAAYPSHGYSSSSSSYSSPSWYGYPSAYPSYTGTGSYWGRADSADSAQMVQYPVCPRQSTSFILQNEEETPEPAVNDLSSVSSPKRRFIEENEEEGEKDPKEETKSDDPVEEPAVCTADVGKSDGVLMPPPPAPVVSSLPAPLKRPLEEPALSHTDEKEVKKVKISSDALGLVPYGGDSSDEEEEKTRSGRRSNF; encoded by the exons ATGCCTGAACAGTCGCTGGGATCAACCCAAGTCCAAGACCGAGCTCCTGCAGGGGATTGTGGGAAATGTGTCCGCTACAAagacagctgcagcaccctcgTGTCCAGCTCTTACCCCCGGGGCAGGTCCTCCGCAACCTTCTGCCCCGAACGCCCCAGCGCAGGGAGGAGTCGAGTTGGCCACCGCCATGGCTGCCAAACTCAACGCCATGCTAATGGCTAAAGGAAAACTCAAACCACTGCAGCCTTTACCTAGTAAG gctccCTCCAGTGCTCCTATACCTGTGAGCAGTGAGGAGATCATTGTGACAGAAGTGGACATTAATGATGTTCCTGTGAACTGCAGGAATCTGCTCACCAAAAGCAAAACACAGGAGGAG ATCCGTCTGTACAGCGGTGCACTGGTCTCCACGAAAGGCCTGTTCCTGAGTGACACTGAGAAGTCCAGCTATAAAGGAGG AGAGCGTCCTCTGTACCTGCACGTTCAGGGCCGCACCCAGGATGAAGTCCACA AGGCCGTGATGCGGATCAAAGAGATCATCTCCGAGGATGTGATGCGAGCGTCAGGGGGGCAGCAGCCGGCCGTGATGCCCCCGGTCCCGGTGTACCCCCAACCCCCGCGACCCTCTGTACCCGCACAGCCTCACCTCCCTACGCCACGCCCTCCGAACGCCCCCGTAACGCCCGCACACAGACCCCCTCCTCCTCACGCTGGG AGTTTTGTGCACACTAAGCTATTTGTAGGATTGGAGCAATGCCTGCCGGGCTTCAGCGTGAACGAGAAGGTGGAGGGACCCAACGGCTCGTACCTGCAGCACATCCAGACCGAGACCGGGGCGCGCGTCTTCCTGCGGGGGAAGGGCTCGGGCTACATCGAGCAGGCCTCGCGGAGAGAGTCATTCGAACCCCTGTACCTCTACATCAG CCACCCGAACTCTGCTGGCCTGGAATCAGCCAAAAAACTCTGTGAGAGCCTTCTGGAGACG gtgcGATCTGAACATGCACGTATGGTATCTGTGTACACAGCTACAGGTTCCACACAAG CAGCATACCCGTCTCACGGATACTCATCCAGCAGCAGTAGTTACAGCAGTCCGTCATGGTACGGATACCCCAGTGCTTACCCATCATACACTGGGACAGGGAGTTACTGGGGACGAGCAGACAGTGCAGACAGCGCGCAGATGGTGCAGTATCCCGTCTGTCCTCGCCAGTCCACTTCATTCATACTGCAG aatgaAGAAGAGACCCCAGAACCTGCAGTAAACGACTTATCTAGTGTTTCCAGCCCAAAGAGACGCTTCATAGAGGAGAATGAGGAGGAGGGAGAGAAGGATCCAAAAGAG GAGACTAAATCAGACGATCCAGTGGAAGAGCCTGCAGTGTGTACTGCTGATGTCGGTAAATCAGACGG GGTACTGATGCCTCCTCCACCTGCTCCTGTGGTGTCGTCACTCCCAGCACCGCTCAAGAGACCACTAGAGGAACCTGCTCTTTCTCACACAG atgaaaaggaagtaaagaaaGTGAAGATCTCCTCAGATGCTTTAGGTCTCGTCCCATATGGTGGAGACTCGTCagatgaggaagaggagaaaACTCGCAGTGGGAGAAGGAGCAATTTTTAA
- the LOC128527513 gene encoding KH homology domain-containing protein 4-like isoform X2 — protein sequence MASGTPCLNSRWDQPKSKTELLQGIVGNVSATKTAAAPSCPALTPGAGPPQPSAPNAPAQGGVELATAMAAKLNAMLMAKGKLKPLQPLPSKAPSSAPIPVSSEEIIVTEVDINDVPVNCRNLLTKSKTQEEIRLYSGALVSTKGLFLSDTEKSSYKGGERPLYLHVQGRTQDEVHKAVMRIKEIISEDVMRASGGQQPAVMPPVPVYPQPPRPSVPAQPHLPTPRPPNAPVTPAHRPPPPHAGSFVHTKLFVGLEQCLPGFSVNEKVEGPNGSYLQHIQTETGARVFLRGKGSGYIEQASRRESFEPLYLYISHPNSAGLESAKKLCESLLETVRSEHARMVSVYTATGSTQAYPSHGYSSSSSSYSSPSWYGYPSAYPSYTGTGSYWGRADSADSAQMVQYPVCPRQSTSFILQNEEETPEPAVNDLSSVSSPKRRFIEENEEEGEKDPKEETKSDDPVEEPAVCTADVGKSDGVLMPPPPAPVVSSLPAPLKRPLEEPALSHTDEKEVKKVKISSDALGLVPYGGDSSDEEEEKTRSGRRSNF from the exons ATGCCTGAACAGTCGCTGGGATCAACCCAAGTCCAAGACCGAGCTCCTGCAGGGGATTGTGGGAAATGTGTCCGCTACAAagacagctgcagcaccctcgTGTCCAGCTCTTACCCCCGGGGCAGGTCCTCCGCAACCTTCTGCCCCGAACGCCCCAGCGCAGGGAGGAGTCGAGTTGGCCACCGCCATGGCTGCCAAACTCAACGCCATGCTAATGGCTAAAGGAAAACTCAAACCACTGCAGCCTTTACCTAGTAAG gctccCTCCAGTGCTCCTATACCTGTGAGCAGTGAGGAGATCATTGTGACAGAAGTGGACATTAATGATGTTCCTGTGAACTGCAGGAATCTGCTCACCAAAAGCAAAACACAGGAGGAG ATCCGTCTGTACAGCGGTGCACTGGTCTCCACGAAAGGCCTGTTCCTGAGTGACACTGAGAAGTCCAGCTATAAAGGAGG AGAGCGTCCTCTGTACCTGCACGTTCAGGGCCGCACCCAGGATGAAGTCCACA AGGCCGTGATGCGGATCAAAGAGATCATCTCCGAGGATGTGATGCGAGCGTCAGGGGGGCAGCAGCCGGCCGTGATGCCCCCGGTCCCGGTGTACCCCCAACCCCCGCGACCCTCTGTACCCGCACAGCCTCACCTCCCTACGCCACGCCCTCCGAACGCCCCCGTAACGCCCGCACACAGACCCCCTCCTCCTCACGCTGGG AGTTTTGTGCACACTAAGCTATTTGTAGGATTGGAGCAATGCCTGCCGGGCTTCAGCGTGAACGAGAAGGTGGAGGGACCCAACGGCTCGTACCTGCAGCACATCCAGACCGAGACCGGGGCGCGCGTCTTCCTGCGGGGGAAGGGCTCGGGCTACATCGAGCAGGCCTCGCGGAGAGAGTCATTCGAACCCCTGTACCTCTACATCAG CCACCCGAACTCTGCTGGCCTGGAATCAGCCAAAAAACTCTGTGAGAGCCTTCTGGAGACG gtgcGATCTGAACATGCACGTATGGTATCTGTGTACACAGCTACAGGTTCCACACAAG CATACCCGTCTCACGGATACTCATCCAGCAGCAGTAGTTACAGCAGTCCGTCATGGTACGGATACCCCAGTGCTTACCCATCATACACTGGGACAGGGAGTTACTGGGGACGAGCAGACAGTGCAGACAGCGCGCAGATGGTGCAGTATCCCGTCTGTCCTCGCCAGTCCACTTCATTCATACTGCAG aatgaAGAAGAGACCCCAGAACCTGCAGTAAACGACTTATCTAGTGTTTCCAGCCCAAAGAGACGCTTCATAGAGGAGAATGAGGAGGAGGGAGAGAAGGATCCAAAAGAG GAGACTAAATCAGACGATCCAGTGGAAGAGCCTGCAGTGTGTACTGCTGATGTCGGTAAATCAGACGG GGTACTGATGCCTCCTCCACCTGCTCCTGTGGTGTCGTCACTCCCAGCACCGCTCAAGAGACCACTAGAGGAACCTGCTCTTTCTCACACAG atgaaaaggaagtaaagaaaGTGAAGATCTCCTCAGATGCTTTAGGTCTCGTCCCATATGGTGGAGACTCGTCagatgaggaagaggagaaaACTCGCAGTGGGAGAAGGAGCAATTTTTAA